Sequence from the Erythrobacter insulae genome:
AGCGGCAGGCCTGCGACCTTAACCGAATGCTGGTTGATTTCCGGCACCGCGCGCCCGACCGTATCGGCATCAAGGGCTGGCACACCTAATCTGGCGGCGGTCGATAGCCCTTCGGCCAGGCTAAGGGGCCCGATCTCACCCATGATCACCCCAGCGAATTTTTGTCCGATATGTTTTTCCAGCGCTTCGAATGCGGCCTGCACCGGCACTTCCACCGGATTTTCAACCGCATTCAGCTTGGCCTGCATATCCTCGCTCGTCTCTGCGAGGCTCGCCAATCCATATGGGCAGGCGACACGGTCTGTATCGGATAGCGCGCTGACAGGTATCATGGAGAATGTCAGACCCGCTGCAAGATCCTGTGCGATCAGGTCGCGCGCTTCGGAAAGGCTGCCGCCTCCGCCGGTGCCCAGATACGAGCTGCCGAGCAGCGCATCTTCCAAAGCGGTCTTATCCAGAACACGGGCTCCGGCGATGCTGGGGCGTTCGCCATCGGCAGGCAATTCGCGGCACGCCGCCAGCGTGCCTGCCGCTACTGCCAAACCACCCAGAAATTGCCGCCGTGATGCCATGTCTTTGTCCTTTTAGTTCTCTGGTTCAGAGACTGACGCGCTCCGGTCATCAATGCAAATTTACAGTCTCCGGAAGCGAAAATACCAGACTTCGTGGCCGAACGTGTTGCGCGCTTTGTATTCGTAGCGCGTCTCGCACCATCCGCTGGGGCGGTTTTGCCAGTCTGCGGGGCCTTCGACAATCCATTCGAATTTGTCGGTGTGACGCTGCATCACCATCAAGGCGTGGCGCAGATAGATATCGTGATCGGTGCCAAACCGGAATTCGCCGCCAGGCTTCATTTTCTGTGCGATCAGCGCGATGGGACCGTCATTTACCATGCGCCGTTTGGCATGCTTGTTCTTGGGCCAGGGGTCAGGGTGGAGCAAATAACACATCGTAAGCGCGCCATCGGGCAGCCGCTGCAGCACGTCGATGGCATCGCCGTGGTGCAAGCGGATATTGGCGAGGCGTTCATCATCGACATGACCAAGCGCCGCTGCGACGCCGTTTAAAAACGGTTCCGCTCCGATAAAACCGTGATTGGGCAGCAGATCAGCGCGGTACGCGAGATGTTCCCCGCTGCCAAAACCAATCTCCAAATGCAGCGGGCAATCTTCTCCGAACAGCCCTTCGGCGGTAACGGGGCCCTCTGCGGGCACAGCAATCTTTGGCAGCAAATCATCGACCAAACCCTGCTGGCGGCCGCGCAGCGGTTTCCCGATGCTGCGCCCGTACATCCGGTTCAAGGTGGTGGGATCGCCCTCTTTAAAAGCACTCATGCCGGGCGCGGTAATGGGAGAGGGCGGTGCTTGTCCAGACCAGATCGGGGGTTGAGGCGGCCCCTTCTATGCCGCTAGGGCGCGAAACCATGCAAGCTTTGATGGAATTTTTCGCCCAGCAACCCCTTTGGTTGCAATCTTTGATTGGGCTGGTGCTGCTCGCGCTGGCTTCGTTGACCGTGAATTACGTGCTCAAACACGTCATCTTGCGGGTGCTGGCGCCGTATCTCGATACCAAGACGAAAACGAGTGACAAGGCCGCTGCGTGGCTTGCAACGGCGGCACCTTTGCTTGTGATTTCGCGCGGAATTCGGCTGGTCCCGAATTTGCCGGAAGAGGTGTACACTGTCATCACCAATGTGGCGCAGGCGTTGATCGTCGTGTCGATTGCGATGGGTGTCGTCAAAGCGCTGACCTATGCCAATGAGCTGTATGAACGCCTGCCGCGGTCGCGCAATCGCCCGATCAAAGGGTTTGTGCAGGTCGTAAAGATCCTTGTTCTTTGCGGCGCTGCGATTGTCATGATCTCGGTCTTGATCGATGAATCGCCGTTTTTACTGCTTTCGGGTCTGGGCGCGATTACTGCGGTTTTGCTGCTCGTGTTCAAGGACACAATCCTGTCGCTCGTCGCAAGCGTTCAATTGACGTCCAACGATATGCTGCGTGTAGGCGACTGGATCACCATGCCGAGCATGGATGCCGATGGTGATGTGATCGATATTTCTCTGCACACGGTAAAGGTTCAAAACTTCGACAAGACGATCACGACGATCCCGACCCACCGGCTGGTATCGGATGCGTTCCAAAATTGGCGCGGCATGGCGGAAAGTGGTGGTCGGCGGATCAAGCGATCAATCACGATTGACCAGAATTCGGTCTGTTTTCTGTCGGACGAGCAAGTCCTGGGCCTTAAGAAATTCCGCATTCTCAAACCCTACCTCGCTGCGAAGCGTGATGAGATCAAGAATTGGAACACGCGCGAATTGTCGAGTGAAGAGGCTGTCCCGGTTAATGCGCGGCGGCTGACCAATCTCGGCACGATGCGCGCCTATATGCAGGCCTATATCAGCTGGCACCCTCAGATTGGTGACGATTTCCTGATGATGGTGCGGCAATTGCCATCGGGGCCGCAGGGTGTGCCATTGGAGATTTACTGCTTCACCAACACGACTGCGTGGGAGCAATATGAAGGCATCCAGGCGGACATATTCGACCACCTGATCGCGATTTTGCCTGAATTTGGCTTGCGCGTGTTCCAAGAACCGACCGGCGGCGATTTCGCGGCGCTGGTGCGCGGCGCATAAGAGTACACCCGAAACGCCATCGGCATTTCGGGTGCTCCATTATTCAAGCTTGTGGTTGCCACGCGGTGAGCGCGCCGGGCAAATAGATTAAGCCGCTTCGGCTTCTTCGTTTGGATCGCGCAGCACATAGCCGCGGCCCCATACGGTTTCGATATAGTTTTCGCCGCCGCATGCATGGCTGAGCTTTTTGCGCAGCTTGCAAATGAAGACGTCGATAATTTTGAGTTCCGGCTCATCCATTCCGCCATACAGGTGGTTGAGGAACATCTCTTTGGTCAGCGTGGTGCCTTTGCGCAGTGAAAGCAGCTCAAGCATCGCGTATTCTTTGCCGGTCAGATGGACCCGTGCACCGTCAACTTCGACAGTCTTGGCATCAAGGTTCACGGCCAGTTTGCCGGTGCGGATGATCGACTGGCTGTGGCCTTTCGAACGGCGCACAACAGCATGAATGCGGGCAACCAGTTCTTCACGGTGGAACGGCTTGGTCACGTAATCGTCGGCACCAAAGCCGAACGAACGGATCTTGCTATCCATTTCGGCAATGCCCGACAGGATCAGAACCGGCGTTTGCACCTTGGCAACGCGCAGCTTCTTAAGCACGTCATAGCCGTGCATATCCGGAAGGTTAAGGTCGAGTAAAATGATATCGTAATCATACAACTTACCCAGATCGAGGCCTTCTTCGCCCAGATCAGTTGAATAGACATTAAAGCCCTCGGTGGTGAGCATGAGTTCAATCGCTTTCGCGGTTGTTGGCTCGTCCTC
This genomic interval carries:
- the trmB gene encoding tRNA (guanine(46)-N(7))-methyltransferase TrmB, translating into MSAFKEGDPTTLNRMYGRSIGKPLRGRQQGLVDDLLPKIAVPAEGPVTAEGLFGEDCPLHLEIGFGSGEHLAYRADLLPNHGFIGAEPFLNGVAAALGHVDDERLANIRLHHGDAIDVLQRLPDGALTMCYLLHPDPWPKNKHAKRRMVNDGPIALIAQKMKPGGEFRFGTDHDIYLRHALMVMQRHTDKFEWIVEGPADWQNRPSGWCETRYEYKARNTFGHEVWYFRFRRL
- a CDS encoding mechanosensitive ion channel family protein; this translates as MPLGRETMQALMEFFAQQPLWLQSLIGLVLLALASLTVNYVLKHVILRVLAPYLDTKTKTSDKAAAWLATAAPLLVISRGIRLVPNLPEEVYTVITNVAQALIVVSIAMGVVKALTYANELYERLPRSRNRPIKGFVQVVKILVLCGAAIVMISVLIDESPFLLLSGLGAITAVLLLVFKDTILSLVASVQLTSNDMLRVGDWITMPSMDADGDVIDISLHTVKVQNFDKTITTIPTHRLVSDAFQNWRGMAESGGRRIKRSITIDQNSVCFLSDEQVLGLKKFRILKPYLAAKRDEIKNWNTRELSSEEAVPVNARRLTNLGTMRAYMQAYISWHPQIGDDFLMMVRQLPSGPQGVPLEIYCFTNTTAWEQYEGIQADIFDHLIAILPEFGLRVFQEPTGGDFAALVRGA
- the ctrA gene encoding response regulator transcription factor CtrA, whose amino-acid sequence is MRVLLIEDEPTTAKAIELMLTTEGFNVYSTDLGEEGLDLGKLYDYDIILLDLNLPDMHGYDVLKKLRVAKVQTPVLILSGIAEMDSKIRSFGFGADDYVTKPFHREELVARIHAVVRRSKGHSQSIIRTGKLAVNLDAKTVEVDGARVHLTGKEYAMLELLSLRKGTTLTKEMFLNHLYGGMDEPELKIIDVFICKLRKKLSHACGGENYIETVWGRGYVLRDPNEEAEAA